One genomic window of Diospyros lotus cultivar Yz01 chromosome 8, ASM1463336v1, whole genome shotgun sequence includes the following:
- the LOC127808256 gene encoding uncharacterized protein LOC127808256, whose protein sequence is MAIKMSKWLVTGLSLVAISILLSPSTSNRSMFRTVKAMSDRGGAGGGSGQQGPWNFWRGCGSSPDGSWQYSWGTGSGPGGSSWGFGSGWGGSGGGFGWGGSGSGGGSSGGMISMAGMVLAVLQTRQVNPGPMGNQGE, encoded by the coding sequence atgGCAATAAAGATGTCCAAATGGCTGGTTACGGGGCTGAGCCTGGTGGCAATCTCCATTCTTCTATCTCCCAGTACTAGTAATCGTTCCATGTTCAGAACCGTCAAGGCCATGTCTGATCGGGGCGGCGCCGGTGGTGGTTCCGGCCAACAGGGCCCCTGGAACTTCTGGCGGGGATGCGGGTCATCGCCAGATGGTAGCTGGCAGTACAGCTGGGGTACTGGTTCGGGGCCCGGTGGCAGCAGCTGGGGGTTCGGTTCGGGCTGGGGTGGGAGCGGCGGTGGATTCGGCTGGGGCGGCTCTGGATCGGGCGGCGGATCCAGCGGTGGCATGATTTCAATGGCGGGTATGGTGTTGGCCGTGCTCCAAACCCGTCAGGTCAACCCAGGTCCGATGGGGAACCAAGGTGAATAA
- the LOC127807724 gene encoding protein MOS2, which produces MKLSFSLASKSSSSKQQSNSKPLQNFNRGDDQEEETTAAPNREYVNEFDASRNPSGSNSNKVRVIPPKPNEWQPYKKMKNIGLPFGSSSDPVHADLKFEVEAPSSVTDGGPNISYGLNLRHNSESGHPPAPPPPPPQPTSLEAVMLQKLKEDLKSLPDEPEDHYADMPVEDFAAALLKGYGWYEGRGIGRNAKEDVKTKQYERRTTMEGFRSFAQTPNTNDSTNTSNSSSKALNEKKKEEEKNNGRGAGQVQEGPFYVGKYVRIIGGGDMGLKGRIVEVLGGGDSIILKLSRSEEEVKVRTCDVAELGSVEEEICLRKLKELKIKGSKDGVDNRDGRRTKDDERRVKDSKSDQSHRESMDDEIEQKRKNNKRSRGGGRRSEQSNAQVQWLTSHIRVRIISKDLKGGRLYLRKGEVVDVVGPTTCDITMDDSRELIQGVDQDLLETALPRRGGPVLVLYGKHKGVYGSLVERNVENETGVIRDADSHALLNVRLEQIAEYIGDPSYIGY; this is translated from the coding sequence ATGAAACTCTCTTTTTCTCTGGCTTCAAAATCCTCTTCTTCAAAGCAGCAGTCAAATTCGAAACCCTTGCAAAACTTCAACAGAGgggatgatcaagaggaagagACCACCGCTGCCCCCAATAGAGAGTACGTCAACGAGTTCGACGCCTCCCGAAACCCTAGCGGTTCGAATTCGAATAAGGTCCGAGTCATCCCTCCCAAGCCCAACGAATGGCAGCCCtacaagaagatgaagaacatCGGCCTCCCTTTCGGGTCGTCGTCCGATCCCGTCCACGCTGACCTCAAATTCGAGGTCGAAGCCCCCTCCTCCGTCACCGACGGCGGCCCCAACATCTCCTACGGCTTGAATCTCCGCCACAATTCTGAATCCGGCCATCCTCCTGctccacctcctcctcctccgcagCCCACTTCTTTGGAGGCGGTGATGTTGCAGAAATTGAAGGAGGACTTGAAGAGCTTGCCCGATGAGCCAGAGGATCATTACGCCGATATGCCGGTTGAGGACTTCGCTGCGGCCCTCCTCAAGGGTTACGGTTGGTATGAGGGCAGGGGCATCGGGAGGAATGCGAAAGAGGATGTAAAGACTAAGCAGTACGAGAGGAGGACCACCATGGAAGGGTTTCGTTCCTTTGCTCAGACGCCCAATACAAACGATAGCACCAATACAAGTAATAGCAGTAGCAAAGCTTTGaacgagaagaagaaagaggaagagaagaataaTGGCAGAGGAGCTGGTCAAGTTCAAGAAGGCCCGTTTTATGTAGGTAAATATGTTAGGATAATTGGAGGTGGGGATATGGGGTTAAAGGGTAGGATCGTTGAGGTATTGGGTGGTGGTGATTCCATTATTTTGAAGCTTTCAAGGAGCGAGGAGGAAGTTAAGGTGAGAACTTGTGATGTTGCAGAATTGGGTTCTGTGGAAGAAGAAATATGTTTGAGGAAGTTGAAGGAATTAAAGATTAAGGGATCCAAGGATGGCGTGGATAACCGTGATGGAAGGAGAACTAAGGATGATGAAAGGAGAGTCAAAGATTCAAAGAGTGATCAGAGTCACAGGGAAAGTATGGATGATGAAATTGAGCAGAAGAGGAAGAACAATAAAAGGAGtcgaggaggaggaagaagaagtgaaCAAAGTAATGCTCAAGTCCAGTGGCTTACTAGTCATATTCGGGTTAGAATTATTAGCAAAGACTTGAAAGGAGGGAGACTGTACCTTAGAAAGGGTGAAGTTGTAGATGTGGTTGGACCTACAACATGCGATATAACCATGGATGATAGTAGGGAGCTCATCCAAGGTGTGGACCAAGACCTCCTTGAGACTGCTCTTCCAAGGCGTGGAGGACCAGTGCTTGTCTTGTATGGGAAGCATAAGGGTGTATATGGAAGTTTAGTAGAGCGGAATGTAGAGAATGAAACTGGTGTTATCCGAGATGCTGACTCTCATGCACTGCTTAATGTCCGTCTTGAACAAATTGCTGAGTATATTGGAGACCCAAGTTATATTGGATATTAA